AAATTTTTCATCAATAGTGAGAGGCAATCAAACGCCTATAAcgaacgaaaaacgaaaaatagaCGAAACAAGTGAAGACGATAGAAACACGCctaaatcaatcgaaaacacactaacaaaaaataacagaaCAACAAATAATAAGTACCTAGATAATAACACAGAACCCAAAAATAATACGAATTTAACAATAAGTACCAAAGATTCAGAAAACCACACAGAAATCGAAAACACAGAAACTCAAACGAATCCAAACGCAACAAATGAAAATGCCACCAATATCACTTATTTAAGTGATGCTGAAATGTATCTCAATGAAATAGACATTCAAGGAACAATCGAAATAGACTACAATGAAACATCACagtaaaaattacaaaaaattacTATTTTTACAAACTATTTTTATAGCTAATTACACAAACAGTCTTAATAATACCTAACCTTTTCcctataaacaaataaaacatggaACAATTAAATATACTACAAACTAACATACAAAGCATTCGGAAAAATAGGGACGAACTAACACACATACTACATGAACAAAAATACCACATAGCTTGCTTACAGGAAACATggctgaaaaatgaaaataaaataacaattaaagGTTTTAACATAATAAGAACAGACAGGGAAGATGGATATGGAGGAAGCTGCATTCTAGTTAAAAAAGGAATTAAATACAAACCAATTAAATTAATAGACGAAAgcgatgaaattcaaataacaacaatactgATACACTCTGGAAATTTCATTATAATATCAATATATATAGCTCCAAATACCACCAAACAGACAATAAAAGACACTTTagcaaaaataacacataacacacaaacTTACACAAACATAATAATAGCTGGCGATTTTAATGCACATCATACATACTGGGGAGATGATAGAATCGATCAGAAAGGAAACACAATAATAGAAGAAATAGACAATTCAAACCTCATCATCCTCAAAAATAACACCTACACTCACGTCCCAACAGATCACAACAAGAGACAGACATCCATTGATTTAACAATCATATCCAAAAAAATCTATAACGTAATCAACAAAACTATACTAGAAAAACACATAGGGGCAAGTAaccacaaaataataaaaataacaattaaaaaacactCAACAGAACCGATACAACATACTATAATAAACATGAATAAGGTAATtacaaacattaaacataTGAAAGGGAAAGatataataaacataaaacatttcacaaaGAAAGTAtacaaaatcattcaaaatagtaaacaaaaaatcaattttacactaaaatcatggtggaatgacgaaataaaaaaggccCTGCAAGACAAAAACATAGCAAGACAAACCTTCAACAGTACAAAACTTATCGAACATGCCATAGAATTCCGCAAAAGAGCAACAATCTTCaaacttaaaataaaacaagcaaaagaaaaacaaactgagAAGaacatggaaaaaataaacaaagatacaAGCAGTAAAGAACTATGGAATCTATTAGGAAATATTAGCAACATCAACACCACTAATAAAGAATCAAATCTAATTCACAATGAAGAGAACTATGCTAAGgaatttatgaatttaaatttcactaacaataaaaaatccaaatttagaacatttttcagcacAAATCTACCGATAGATACAGAACTTCTAAATTTAGATATATGGGCAAACAtactcaaacaaaaaaaaatacaacacccGGCTTAGACAAAATTACATACCAAATGCTGAGAAACATAAACGACGAAACACTAACACAAATCATAACAGACGGAAACAAAATGTGGGAGAATGGCAAATTAAACaaagaattaaaacaaataagaatAATAGCAATTCCTAAAccaaagaaaaatataaatgatcCCAACAACTACAGACCTATAGCACTTATACCAACAATTACCAAAGTCCTAAATTCAGcagtattattaaaattaaataaatatattgaaaCCAAAAATATACTCCCAGAAAAATCCTTTGGattcagaaacaaaagaaCCATAAACCAATGCATTAACTATTTCAACAACCAAATAAATCATAACCAAAGACTAAATAGAATAAGTGGAGCAATATTCATAGACTTGGAAAAAGCATACAATAATGTCTCAACAAAAATCCTTATAGaacaaatgataaaatcaGATATCCCACCTCAAATCATAAAATGGACCTACTCCTTTCTTAGAAATAGAACCTTAATAAttgagagcaacaaaaaaacacacaaaatgctAGTAACAGATGGACTACCACAAGGAGATGTTATGTCACCAACACTCTTTAATTTATATACCAAAGATATACATAAAGCTataaaccaaacaaataacaaaaacactatAATACAGTACGCGGACGATTTCGTCATTCTCAGCAGTGGAGCAAACGAAAGAGAGCTTCAAAATAACCTACAAAACGCTCTAAATGCTTTTGCCATAGAAACAgaacaattaaaatttaacataAACTCAAACAAGaccaaatttatgattttcgGAAAATCACATCACACTATACAACTCAACATACACAATAATAGCatagaacacacaaacacatataaaTATCTAGGAACAGTAATAGACCCAAAACTCAATTTCCACAAACACATCGAACAACTACGCAACAAGGCTACAAACAGACTAAATTTCTTGAAAATTATAAgcacgcaaaaaaataacCTAAACCCCAAAAACAGCCTAAAAATATACCGAGCAACAATTAGAAACACTATGGAAACGGGAGCTTCATACACTctcaatagcaacaaaaacaaatacaaaacaatgaaCACAACTATCAACCAGGCACTAAGGAAAGCTACAGGTTGCACCAAAACGACCCCCATAAATACTCTGCATGCCATTGCAGCAGAAATACCTTTCAACATCAGAAGTAGATTTATAGTACGTAAGGAAATAGCCAAAGATTTAGTCTACTCACCAATTATAAGACAACAACTACAAatacaccaaaaacaaaatacaaaaaaaagaaaaaacaatacatgAAACAACGTACGAAAAAGACAATAAAATTCTAAAACATTTATACATTGCAAAGAGCAACGATATaaccacacacataaaataaatacaaaaattaaagacacgatagaaacaaaaacaaaaacaaacactcaaattttgaaacaaatcacCATTGAAAACATGAACAATTATGATAATAACAGACCCACTATCTACACTGATGGAAGCATTGCTGGAAATAGAGTAGGCATAGGGatatataaaaaacaaaccacaacaaTACTACTATAGCTATAGATTAAAAAATTTCACCTCCATAACCACCGCAGAACTGATAGCAATCGAAAAGGCATTACTTTTAGCACAAGAAAATAATATAGACAACCCAATAATTTTCACAGACAGTTTAACATCATGTAACATTCTACAAAAAGcaataacagaaaacaaaatagaggaaatttgttacaatattataaaaacagcaacaagtaTCAGAGCAGATATAGTATGGATTCCATCGCATGTAGGCATTGATGGAAATGATAGAGCAGATGAACTGGCAAAAAAAGGCACCCTAACAAATTGGTTCTATAAGAACAAAATCAGATACACAGACGCTAcccaatatttcaaaaaacaaatggaagaagaaacaaaaaagtggtACACAGACCTGGGCAGGGATAAAGGGAAAAAGTTTATGCAATTCCAGAAAGTTTTCAAAACTGAACTATGGCACAAACAGGTTAACCTAAAcggaaacgaaataaaaacaattaacaaaATACTGGCAGGACATGATCTTTCCGAATACTGGCttcataaaatgaaaatagtcGAAAATGGAACCTGTGAGAAATGTCAAGTCCCAGAAACAGGACGACACAAAATTTTTGAgtgtcaaaaatataaaagacaTAAAGACATCTCTCTAGACACTTTACACGAAAAATGGATGGAAACAAGTGGAAATAcctgcaaaacaattttagagttcatcaaagaaaacaatattacGTTATAGTACTTCATCACAcacattttcaaataaaaataaaattaaataaaacttttttacACATTCCCTATATATTTGCCTATATAACTCACAACAAAGAGACTGCACTCAACACTTCAGcaaaaaggatagcaataggACAAGTACTCACcatttatttatctatctATTATAATTACTACATCTATtgcatttattatatttattatatttattctatttattctttctattctatttattatatttattacattGTCTGTATAACGAAACGTTatctcatgttttttttttcctatttattcaattatttaaaactatttattcaattatttatctgtaccttatttatttatttacttatttatttatttaattatttattcattggTTTCTGGtattacatatatatatatacataaaacATCACCTAACTGAACACTCCAATTTCAAACATCACaccacaaaaataacaaaaaaaaaaaacccgacttCACACGCATCAGGGCCTCCTAAGGTTGGGTACTCCGTTTGTTCTGGCAAACACGAGAAATCCAAAGACATCCTTTTCTATCACTAGAGGATAGAAACAAGATGCCAAAAGGACCAACTGAAAGGGCCTTGTAACAAAACCAGCACACTCACAGAAAACCCTTTTCAAACTTCACAAAACAAGCcacctcaaaaaaaaaaaccctaacacaagaacaagaaactgtacaaaaaaaaaataataataataataataaataaaaaaaaaaaactcatcctctctcaagaaaaaaaaaatacatataaatacatatacatacaaacaccacaaagaaaaaaaattgaaacccaCTAAACCACAAGCAAACTTAAAGAATGGAACAACACTATCTTTTGAATACAAACTgaaaagaacacacaaactatcaaaaagaaaaaaaaaaacgataggtGATTTCACGAAAACCAACACACTGTGCATCAATCAGAAAGATCTCAACCACAACATATAAACATCAAAGAAACAGCAATATAAACATCAAAGGAGAATGGATGATTTCCCCTCCAAAAACTGGTAGTTAAACCTCTGATTATACCTTCAAAAAACGGATCGTATAGGAGGCCTCAACCTACCAACTCtattaagaagaagaagaagaagaagtgctcGTTAAGATCTTCAATACATGATAACTGTCATGAGTTAAACGATTGCCAATTGCCAGCGAAAACTTTTTAAATTGTTCCGCACCACAAATCTCTACACAATAAATCTCTGATACAGTTTCGCCGTTCGATCTAcaataaattcaattcaattagcATTAAACAGCtaattatcaatttaaacTTTATGATAAAACTGTTCGTCCGTGAGTAAAAACTTTGTTCCACAGTTGATGAAGCATGACATAAATGATTGTTGCTAGTTTTTAATCAGTTAGCAACGGCTGTCTGTAACATCGTTTGCAATAACTACGAATGCAAATAAGCCGTTTTGCTCTCAGAATATAAAACGTCTTCGTTCCCAGCATACGCACAGTACATACAGATTCAAGCAAAATGTTGTAATAAAGTTTATCATACTAATTTAACCAATGTCATCTAGGTAGctatcaattaattaaataaatgtacGTATAACTCAAAACTACattaacagtaaaaaaaactctagagagagagagagagagagagagagagagagagagagagagagagagagagagagagagagagagagagagagagagagtttgtcGAATACTCCACCGAAATACACGTAAGGCTTGAGTGTTTCATACTTGCTTATTGTGGCGTGGTATATATTTCATGGTGGCAACCCATTGAAAGCGTGCGAGCTATAAATAAAAACGCGTAGGCTATTTTTGACCTTAGTCAACACGCTTTGTTTTATCAACGTTGATAATGTGATAAATATTTGTACATTCGTCTGGTGTACTTTTGGGTGGacgaatttttgttttatcatcGACACATGTTGTTGCTGGCTCCACCAATAACTATCGTTTCACTTTTAAGTTTAACTACATTTACATCATAACTTTAACATCGCCAAAAGGACAATTGTTTTGCTACTATCGTCAAATCATACGTAcaacttaaaaacatgcccgtcatcgGATCAAACATAGTATACCTAATTATGGTTGCTAGGCCAAACCACAAGAAGATTGATTGTAATTATAATACTTTGATGTTATTATAATACTTACCACTATTAATGGTATACTGTATAAAGTATTGTTGAGAAGCTTATGAAAAGTTCGACTGGctgttttcgattgatttgatAGTACAAATCGAACGCCTTTTTCATTTAacgctttttttcctttttttaacaaaatcacCGCACTGTCACGATCGTGAGAATGTTAAGAGTGGATACGAATTATTTGCATTTCTGAGCAGAAGCTTAcgatcgactaaaagacagcAAACATCAAAATGCAATACGAAGGGGTCGTGACAAAAAGCTCCGGCAGGTTTGTGAAGTTTTGTCATGGAAATCCCATCGGTGTACGATGGGAATTTTACTGATTGAAGCTGTAGCTGGTCGAATGCGTACTTGTCTGGTCATCGATTTTGAAACAAACTTTATGATCTCCATAGATCATGTGAAAAATATCTCATAAGGAATTGTGTGATGTTTTGTACCTAGCTCTTGTTTGTTTAGTATTGTTTGCTACTCCAATATAGCATATATAACAACAAATTGAACATTATAGATTCCTTGGCATGTTTACCGTTTATTTAGCTTTAACAATAACTGTTGAATAAGTCGGCAAATCGAAAAGTTTTTAGATGAATTCTGTTGAGCTGAGAATAAAGATTCAGTTAAtaataaatgtttcaatattttttagaaaataaaatttccttATACAATAGCACTGAAAGAGTTTCAAAGCAAACATTAGCTATTTCGATTGAAAATGTAGATAcatgaataataaatattttgcaaGTTACTTTGAAAGCAGCCCTCGCACAATGCGCGGAAGTATTTAGCGCCAATTCTGGGCATGACGGCAGCTGATATAACGGGCAGTGCAAAGCGCAGCTGGCGTTCAGTATAGTGTTGTATAGTTCACCAGACAGTATTGAAACACATGATCGGGGAATTTTTGTTTAGAAAATGATCAGTTAATCATACCTTCCCGCTCCTGTCCCATTAATCCATTGTTGTTGAGTTGTTGATTGTCGTGTAAATGTAACTTTACATCACGTGGCAGGctagttgtgtttttgtgtcacACATGAACTGCATTATTAGCAACATGCACTGTTACATCTGATCAGGAAAGACACCTTTTCATTAGTGGTAGAAACAGTATGTATGTATTCTATGTATGCGGTAGAAAAAAGCGCTTTAAAAACAGATtataattttacttttttgttttattacaacAGTATTGTTTGAACAATACTTAGTGTAGAGGAGCTTAGTGATAAACGGTGATTGGTTGTAGTGTTGATTAACAGTAGGAAAATTACAAGTTATGTTTGGTTGTGCGCTGGAACCGAAAATGGCAGTACATTGCGTGACGTTATCGGAACTAGAAGAACGTAAACAAAAGCAACTTAATGGTAGGTTCCACAATGTGGCGATTATGAACGTGAGATGCATCGTAATCGATGTGCATGTTTATGCCTTTGGAACGATAGAATTCACACTTCAATGGTTCAATGGTTGACCTTGACATTGATAAGGGCAGTAGCATCATGCTTTGTTGGGGAAgtttgttgtttctgtttttttttattgatattattttattttatttcccaaCAGAAAACGGCGATGAAGAAGAGGATTGCAGCGAGAAATTTCCATCAGTGGGACCAATGCTGACCTCGAAACTGGGAGGCTTTTGCAACCGAAAATTTCTCTTAAAACGTCTGCCAATTCTGCAATGGTTGCCGGCGTATGAAGCAAGATTCCTGGTAGAAGATATCGTTGCTGGACTATCGGTTGGTTTGACTGTGATACCACAAGGGATTGCTTTTGCTGTGATGGCCAACCTGGAGCCCCAGTATGGACTGTATTCTGCATTTATGGGATGCTTTGTATACTGTATGTTTGGAAGCTGCAAGGATCTTACTATCGGCCCAACGGCAATCATGGCACTTATGGTGCAAGTTTACGTTGGCAGTCTTGGAGCAAACTTTGCCATATTGTTAACTTTTCTAACAggatgtattattttaatgcttGGTTTACTAAACTTAGGTATGTATAGTAGAAATAACTATGCAAACAACACCATCTTAAACATGATATGCTTGGATTCGGACACAGGATTTTTGGTGCAATTCATATCGATGCCTGTGACTGCCGGTTTCACGTCTGCAGCGGCCATAACGATTGCAAGTGGACAGGTGAAATCCTTGCTCGGATTGCCAGGTCGGTCTAACGAATTCGTCGATTCGTGGATCAATGTGTACGAACACATTGGTCAAACTAAGCTGTGGGATGCGGTACTGGGATTTACTACCATTGGTGTACTTTTACTATTGCGAAGTATGCGCAGCAAATGGTCCCTAATGGGTAAATATCTTGCACTTTCACGAAATGCAGCCGTAGTCATTGGAGGTGCAGCGTTGGCGTATTACTGTTCTACCCTTGGATGTAAACCTTTCTCCTTGACTGGTAcgtgttttttgctttgaacCATAAAAAAGTTGCAAAAACTATAACAAAATTGTACATCTATCATTTCAGGAACGGTTACTCCAGGACTTCCTCCTATAAAATTGCCACCGTTTACCACAGTGCTTAGTAATCAAACGCTCGCTTTCAATGAAATGGCATCAATGCTCGGCTCATCAATCATTGCACTTCCATTGATTGCTATTCTGGAGACGATTGCAATCGTTAAAGCATTTTCGAAGGGAAAATCGATTGATGCATCACAGGAATTAGTCGCACTGGGAATGTGTAACATTTTTGGATCGCTTGTATCGTCCATGCCGATCACCGGATCGTTCACTAGAACGGCGGTGAACAATAACAGCGGTGTCAGGACGCCTCTTGGTGGGATAGTAACCGGTGTATTGGTGCTGCTGTCTCTGGGTCTATTAACCGACACCTTCTACTTTATACCGAAAACCGTGCTGGCAGGGGTGATGATAGCTGCAATGTTTTTCATGATAGAATTTCATGCGGCTTTAGAGATATGGCGAACAAAGAAGGTGGACATAATACCATTTATGGTGACTTTAGTTTCCTGTCTACTGCTTGGCTTGGAGTATGGTATGTTGATTGGAATAGCTTTGAATATCTGTTTTGTTCTATACATGACGTCAAGGCCTAGCATTGACCAGGCACTTCTTCGCACGAGTTCTGGCATTGAGGCCATGGTCGTGAAACCGGATCAGAGCCTTATCTATTCGTCTATTGAATACCTAAAGCACGAAATAATAAAACGTACGGATAAGACTCAAGTGACTACTGTGATAATCGACGGTAGTAATGTCAGCTACGTCGATTCTACGGCCGCCAAAATCTTCTCAAGCACCATTGAAGAATTAGCGCTGAGAGGACGCACAGTGTTACTGTGGAACTGGAATCGTTCGGTGAGGTGCACGTTGATACGATTAAACAAGGTACAATTCCATCCTCTATTTAAGAATGGAGGACTAGAACAATTAGACAAGGAAATCTGTAACGAAAGCTTACCCTAGTAAACAAATAAAGGTTCGTATGTTCTTGTTTGAAGACGAGCAATAGTACACAACAAAAGTGGCAATAAGTCAGGTAAAATTAACGTAATTGCTGAAAACTCAGAAAAAGGTgattattgtttaattttttacgACGTGTTTTAAAAgttcttaaaaaaaacagttttgttCTACATAAAAGCTTTGCCAATAATAAGACGTTAAAGAGGTCCTTGCTGTGTATGAAGCATTATTTTCGTTGGTTTCTTTTGTCTCGCTACAGTATTGTGTGAATAAGCTCACGCATTAATAgtgtgtaaaaataaaatatttttcaaatgatatcaattttgttaaaaaaaaaaataaattgttaaGATAGCTTAAGAATTGAAAAGTACCAATCAAGATTTATGATTGAAGAAATAACAGGCGATATTCTCACAATAACACACTACAGCTTATCTTCTGATTGGTTGATACACCGAAAACATATCTTATGATAAAGGCCTTAAACATCACAAAACTAGGTTGTCTGCAATTACTATTGAACATATGTCCTTCTGAAGTGTGTAAATGGTGCATGCTACTTGAATCATTGATAAGCTTGTGAGTCTGACTCTGCAATTGTGTTTGCGTGTATAACACTAATGCAAGATTGCTGCTATTAGGAACTTAATAAACTGTTTATTGTCGTCTATATGTCCTTTATGAGGACTGTGTATATAAACACTGGAAAAGCTTTGCAATGCGACTATTAGTATGATAGAACTTAGTTGACTGGGTTCATgtcaaacacatacacactcacagtAGGCGGTTTTTGTGATTGTTGTTTTcgagatttgttttttttttcaggattGCACAATTATTGTTGTAAATAGAAGGAGAAATTATATAAACAGCTCCTGCCAAATCTAATggtgtattatttattttctttgtgCACTTGTGTGAAGTGTGAAAAACAGTATCGAAGCAATAATTTTGTTAGTGACGCGTTGAATATTGGTTGAAATCTGAACGAATTTTCAGAATCAGCTGTAAACCAATGAAAGTAAACCCGtggtaaacaacaacaacaacaacagcataacaacaaaaacaaaaaattccaACGTTATAGACGCCTAGCTTGAAGATGCCACtcgaaagcaaagcaaacggtTAGTAAAGTATTCCTTTCAACAATTATAATAAACTCTATGATTGAGTGATTTAGCGaaatgtttttgctttttgaatttttcagaTGAAGACATACGTGAAAGTTTCTCACAGCCTATGGAAATAATATATACCTGCACACGAGGATTCTTTACACGCAAACAATTGTTCAAACGTTTACCTATTCTTCAGTGGCTGCCGTCATATACATTGCAATATCTAGTAGATGATATTGTGGCCGGGCTTTCTGTTGCGCTGACAGTTATACCACAAGGAATTGCTTACGCAGCTATAGCCAATTTGGATCCGCAATATGGATTGTATTCAGCATTTATGGGATGTTTCATTTATTGCATTGTAGGAAGCTGCAAAGATGTAACAATTGGACCTACTGCAATAATGTCGCTCATGATAAATGCACACGTGGGAAATAGTGGACCAGAATTTGCAATACTCTCGGCATTCGTCACGGGATGTGTGGTTCTATTGCTCGGTATACTTAATTTAGGATTCCTCGTGCAGTTCATTTCGTTTCCTGTTACGGTTGGGTTCACTTCTGCCGCAGCTATAACAATTGCCAGTGGACAAGTGAAATCTTTAATTGGAATTTCTGGACAATCGAACGAATTTTTAGACTCTTGGATAAATGTATTCCAACATGTTCAAGACATCAGATTGTGGGATAGTGTGCTTGGCGTTTCCACTATCATTTTTCTACTGATATTGATGCAAATGAAAAACCTcaaagaaaacattttttgGAGGATGTTTGGGAAGTATGTGGCTCTCTCAAGAAATGCGATAGCAGTAATAACTGGGACTTTCCTTGCTTATAGTCTGAGCGATATTCGAAACTCGCATCCTTTTCTGCTCACTGGAAATGTGACCCCTGGCTTGCCACCAATTCAGCTTCCACCGTTCAGCACCACCATAGGCGAGCAATCGTACAGTTTTTCGGAAATGATTGCCAAACTGGGTACTTCTATCATAACCTTACCGCTCATTGCCGTCTTAGAATCGGTTGCTATCGCTAAAGCCTTTTCAAAAGGCAAACCTATTGATGCCACGCAGGAAATGATAGCTCTCGGTATAAGCAACATTGCTGGTTCGTTTGTGTCATCCATGCCTGTTACGGGATCATTTACGAGATCTGCAGTGAACAATAACAGTGGAGTTCGAACACAGCTTGGAGGTATCACTACCGGAATCGTCGTACTTGTTGCCCTTGGATTGCTTACGAAAACGTTTTACTACATCCCAAAAGCATCGCTAGCAGGAGTCATAATAGCGGCGATGCTCTTCATGGTTGAATTTCAAGCAGCTGCGGAAATTTGGCGCACGAAACGTATAGACTTTATTCCAATGATGTGTACGATGGTGGCTTGTTTACTTCTTGGTCTAGAGTACGGTATGATTGTCGGTATTGGAATTAACGTGTGTATTGTTCTGTACCAAATATCACGACCATCTATTGAGACGATGTCTTTGACAATCGATGGAATTTGCGTCCTAGTCGCCCAACCCGACCAGAATCTGATGTATTCGTCCGCGGAATATCTGAAACATCAACTTCTTAAGCAAGCAGATAAGCATCAGTGTCAATTTATCGTTCTCGACGGATTGCACATAAATTCGGTGGACACTACTGTAGCGAAAGCACTCGCCAGTATGACGCACGATCTGGAGCATTCAGATCGGAAAATAGTGTACTGGAAATGGAACCGTTCAGTACAATGTACTCTACTCAGAATGGATAGAACTTTGTTTTGGAATACTTTTAGACACGAAGAAAGCATAGACGTTATAATCAAGGAGCTCATTGCTCAACAAACACCAACAAGAAGTGCTGTTTAGgaagaatttaatttcattcaaaattaAGTGCCCTTGAAAATCAGACCATTGAAACGTAAGCAACATTttgatgaaataaaatgaCAATTTGTTCTAGattaaattgatttgtttAGATTTTGGTTGAACCATTGTAAAGGTACATGTCCA
This is a stretch of genomic DNA from Anopheles merus strain MAF chromosome 2R, AmerM5.1, whole genome shotgun sequence. It encodes these proteins:
- the LOC121587915 gene encoding sodium-independent sulfate anion transporter-like isoform X2; its protein translation is MPLESKANDEDIRESFSQPMEIIYTCTRGFFTRKQLFKRLPILQWLPSYTLQYLVDDIVAGLSVALTVIPQGIAYAAIANLDPQYGLYSAFMGCFIYCIVGSCKDVTIGPTAIMSLMINAHVGNSGPEFAILSAFVTGCVVLLLGILNLGFLVQFISFPVTVGFTSAAAITIASGQVKSLIGISGQSNEFLDSWINVFQHVQDIRLWDSVLGVSTIIFLLILMQMKNLKENIFWRMFGNLSDIRNSHPFLLTGNVTPGLPPIQLPPFSTTIGEQSYSFSEMIAKLGTSIITLPLIAVLESVAIAKAFSKGKPIDATQEMIALGISNIAGSFVSSMPVTGSFTRSAVNNNSGVRTQLGGITTGIVVLVALGLLTKTFYYIPKASLAGVIIAAMLFMVEFQAAAEIWRTKRIDFIPMMCTMVACLLLGLEYGMIVGIGINVCIVLYQISRPSIETMSLTIDGICVLVAQPDQNLMYSSAEYLKHQLLKQADKHQCQFIVLDGLHINSVDTTVAKALASMTHDLEHSDRKIVYWKWNRSVQCTLLRMDRTLFWNTFRHEESIDVIIKELIAQQTPTRSAV
- the LOC121587915 gene encoding sodium-independent sulfate anion transporter-like isoform X1, producing MPLESKANDEDIRESFSQPMEIIYTCTRGFFTRKQLFKRLPILQWLPSYTLQYLVDDIVAGLSVALTVIPQGIAYAAIANLDPQYGLYSAFMGCFIYCIVGSCKDVTIGPTAIMSLMINAHVGNSGPEFAILSAFVTGCVVLLLGILNLGFLVQFISFPVTVGFTSAAAITIASGQVKSLIGISGQSNEFLDSWINVFQHVQDIRLWDSVLGVSTIIFLLILMQMKNLKENIFWRMFGKYVALSRNAIAVITGTFLAYSLSDIRNSHPFLLTGNVTPGLPPIQLPPFSTTIGEQSYSFSEMIAKLGTSIITLPLIAVLESVAIAKAFSKGKPIDATQEMIALGISNIAGSFVSSMPVTGSFTRSAVNNNSGVRTQLGGITTGIVVLVALGLLTKTFYYIPKASLAGVIIAAMLFMVEFQAAAEIWRTKRIDFIPMMCTMVACLLLGLEYGMIVGIGINVCIVLYQISRPSIETMSLTIDGICVLVAQPDQNLMYSSAEYLKHQLLKQADKHQCQFIVLDGLHINSVDTTVAKALASMTHDLEHSDRKIVYWKWNRSVQCTLLRMDRTLFWNTFRHEESIDVIIKELIAQQTPTRSAV